The Salvelinus namaycush isolate Seneca chromosome 1, SaNama_1.0, whole genome shotgun sequence genome has a window encoding:
- the LOC120043751 gene encoding RNA-binding protein MEX3B, translated as MPSTTSLLETEETEPEIPPLVVHAFADIGLDDHYRQTEQPESLLHPRPISHFNVLGAVLDLQPIQHHHPTPTEEDEERANEDVLGEDDFNKTLLVQAQVSGLGSVMLPGMDTPETLLLYNELDHGTLQQATGMMILPSVYGEPGYEVETSLLMRRKSVNTTECVSVPSSEHVAEIVGRQGCKIKALRAKTNTYIKTPVRGEQPVFVVTGRKEDVVMAKREILSAAEHFSLIRASRNKAGPMAAAGPGLPAAPSLPGQTTIQVRVPYRVVGLVVGPKGATIKRIQQQTHTYIVTPSRDKEPVFEVTGMPENVDRAREEIEAHIAIRTGNCVEIPGDENDFHYNGTDVSFEAGSCGAWLQSNAAAPAGAQRTGNCGVRMTANYRNDSSSSLGSGSTDSYYGGGGNRMADFSPTSPFVNNNNNNVGASFWFEETLLPLASEELAALGSPGFDPLAITTAAPAPQPQVVWSHLEQGVQLLGGRQAPVRDSQSGTPHLSPAFQEALEHPMAQRVQRVSLSVSGSQKFPVYGPTFSSSSDSSSSPPDSCRGGQECIRCLESEIIAALMPCGHNLFCIECANRICQCPEAICPVCQAPVTQAIRLSLP; from the exons ATGCCAAGTACCACATCTTTGTTGGAGACCGAGGAAACTGAGCCGGAGATCCCGCCACTAGTTGTGCATGCATTCGCCGACATAGGCCTGGATGACCACTACAGACAGACGGAACAACCCGAGAGCCTCTTGCATCCACGCCCGATCTCTCATTTCAATGTGCTTGGTGCCGTGCTGGACCTGCAGCCTATACAGCACCACCATCCGACACCAACGGAAGAGGACGAAGAAAGAGCTAACGAAGACGTGTTGGGAGAGGATGATTTCAACAAGACGCTGCTTGTGCAGGCCCAAGTCTCGGGACTAGGCTCTGTTATGCTACCTGGAATGGATACGCCCGAGACACTCTTGCTGTACAATGAACTTGACCACGGCACACTACAACAGGCTACGGGAATGATGATTTTACCATCTGTGTATGGAGAGCCTGGCTATGAAGTTGAGACATCGCTGCTCATGCGGAGGAAGAGTGTGAACACAACAGAGTGTGTCTCGGTGCCCAGCTCAGAACATGTTGCCGAGATTGTCGGTAGACAGG gTTGCAAGATCAAGGCATTGCGAGCAAAGACCAACACCTACATCAAGACCCCAGTGCGAGGCGAGCAGCCGGTGTTCGTGGTGACAGGGCGGAAGGAGGATGTGGTTATGGCCAAGAGGGAGATCCTCTCGGCAGCTGAGCACTTCTCCCTCATCCGTGCCTCCCGGAACAAGGCAGGTCCGATGGCTGCAGCAGGGCCAGGGCTACCTGCTGCACCTTCCCTACCTGGTCAAACCACCATCCAGGTGCGTGTTCCCTACCGCGTGGTGGGACTGGTGGTTGGGCCCAAGGGGGCGACCATCAAGCGCATCCAACAGCAGACACACACTTACATTGTCACTCCAAGCCGAGACAAAGAGCCAGTGTTTGAGGTGACGGGCATGCCTGAGAATGTGGACCGAGCGCGAGAGGAGATCGAGGCCCACATTGCCATACGCACAGGCAACTGTGTGGAGATTCCAGGAGACGAGAACGACTTCCACTACAACGGCACTGACGTCAGCTTCGAGGCGGGAAGCTGTGGGGCGTGGCTGCAGTCGAACGCAGCCGCACCTGCCGGTGCCCAGCGCACCGGCAATTGCGGTGTGCGCATGACCGCCAACTACCGCAACGACAGCTCCAGCTCTCTGGGCAGTGGCTCCACTGACTCCTACTATGGCGGAGGGGGGAACCGCATGGCCGACTTCAGCCCCACTAGCCCCTTcgtcaacaataacaacaacaatgttGGGGCCAGCTTCTGGTTTGAGGAGACTCTGCTCCCCTTGGCGTCTGAGGAGCTGGCAGCACTGGGATCTCCTGGGTTTGACCCTCTGGCCATCACTACAGCTGCTCCTGCACCGCAGCCACAGGTGGTGTGGAGCCACTTGGAACAGGGTGTCCAGCTGTTGGGTGGTCGCCAGGCCCCTGTCCGAGACAGCCAATCCGGCACACCTCACCTCTCCCCTGCCTTCCAAGAGGCCTTGGAACACCCCATGGCCCAGCGGGTTCAAAGGGTCTCCCTCAGTGTCTCAGGGTCTCAAAAGTTCCCAGTCTACGGCCCCACCTTCTCGTCCTCCAGTGACAGCTCCAGCTCTCCCCCAGACTCATGCAGAGGAGGCCAGGAATGCATCCGTTGCCTGGAGAGTGAGATCATCGCAGCCCTGATGCCCTGCGGACACAACCTCTTCTGCATAGAATGCGCCAACCGCATCTGCCAGTGCCCCGAGGCCATCTGCCCAGTGTGTCAGGCACCAGTCACCCAGGCCATACGGCTGAGCCTGCCCTGA
- the smad4 gene encoding LOW QUALITY PROTEIN: mothers against decapentaplegic homolog 4 (The sequence of the model RefSeq protein was modified relative to this genomic sequence to represent the inferred CDS: inserted 1 base in 1 codon), which produces MSITNTPSSNDACLSIVHSLMCHRQGGESETFAKRAIESLVKKLKEKKDELDSLITAITTNGAHPSKCVTIGRTLDGRLQVAGRKGFPHVIYTRLWRWPDLHKNELKHVKYCQFAFDLKCDSVCVNPYHYDRVVSPGIDLSSLQLTSSAPSLGLMVKDEYDFDGQATLPTMDGGHLQTIQHPPSSRGGPPSEPFGTPGLLSPSDASTASTSAFPSISVGSGNATSTWTRNSSFTPNMPHHQNGHLQHHPPMPPPGHYWPVHNELGFQPPISNHPAPDYWCSIAYFEMDVQVGETFKVPSTGPVVTVDGYVDPSGGDRFCLGQLSNVHRTEAIERARLHIGKGIQLEGKGEGDVWVRCLSDHAVFVQSYYLDREAGRAPGDAVHKIYPSAYIKVFDLRQCHRQMQQQAATAQAAAAAQAAAVAGNIPGPGSVGGIAPAISLSAAAGIGVDDLRRLCILRMSFVKGWGPDYPRTSIKETPCWIEIHLHRALQLLDEVLHTMPIGDPXAPGLNHQPDPSTVTLQYDRPWNEVVGRTGKTPRFTASRKQRLVSLYGSFLFLFIVSSVSRSGHRGSDDGTGHSHQSPW; this is translated from the exons ATGTCTATCACCAACACGCCTTCGAGTAATGACGCTTGCCTGAGCATTGTACACAGCTTGATGTGTCACAGGCAAGGGGGGGAGAGCGAGACCTTTGCCAAGCGGGCAATAGAAAGTCTGGTGAAAAagctgaaggagaagaaggaTGAACTGGACTCCCTAATCACAGCCATCACCACCAATGGAGCTCATCCCAGCAAGTGTGTCACCATTGGGCGGACTCTGGATGGCCGTTTGCAG GTGGCAGGGCGGAAAGGGTTTCCCCACGTGATCTACACTCGGTTGTGGAGATGGCCTGATCTGCATAAAAATGAACTGAAGCATGTGAAATATTGCCAGTTTGCATTTGACCTGAAGTGTGACAGCGTTTGCGTGAACCCATACCACTACGACCGGGTGGTGTCTCCAGGTATTG ATCTATCAAGTTTGCAACTTACCAGCTCAG CTCCAAGCCTGGGACTGATGGTTAAAGATGAATACGACTTTGATGGCCAGGCAACACTGCCCACCATGGACGGGGGTCACCTCCAGACCattcagcaccctccctctagcCGAGGTGGGCCCCCCTCGGAGCCCTTCGGCACCCCTGGCCTGCTGTCCCCCTCTGACGCCAGCACCGCCTCCACCTCCGCCTTCCCCAGCATCTCTGTCGGATCAGGAA ATGCCACCTCCACCTGGACTAGAAATAGCAGCTTCACGCCCAACATGCCTCACCATCAGAATGGGCACCTGCAACACCACCCACCCATGCCTCCTCCAGGACATTACT GGCCCGTGCACAACGAGCTTGGCTTCCAGCCACCCATATCCAACCATCCAG CGCCTGACTACTGGTGTTCCATCGCCTACTTTGAGATGGACGTGCAGGTGGGCGAGACCTTCAAGGTGCCCTCCACTGGCCCCGTCGTGACGGTGGATGGCTATGTGGACCCGTCTGGCGGAGACCGCTTCTGCCTAGGCCAGCTGAGCAACGTGCACCGGACCGAGGCCATCGAAAGAGCCAG GCTCCACATCGGTAAGGGGATCCAGTTGGAGGGTAAAGGTGAAGGGGACGTGTGGGTACGCTGCCTCAGCGACCACGCCGTGTTCGTGCAGAGCTATTACCTGGACCGGGAAGCCGGCCGCGCCCCCGGCGACGCCGTGCACAAGATCTACCCCAGCGCCTACATCAAG GTGTTTGACCTGCGTCAGTGCCACAGGCAGATGCAGCAGCAGGCAGCGACGGCCCAGGCGGCAGCCGCGGCTCAGGCAGCCGCCGTGGCTGGGAACATCCCCGGGCCGGGCTCTGTGGGAGGCATCGCTCCCGCCATCA GCCTTTCAGCCGCTGCCGGCATCGGAGTGGACGACCTGAGGAGACTGTGCATCCTGCGCATGAGCTTCGTCAAGGGCTGGGGTCCCGACTACCCCCGGACGAGCATCAAGGAGACCCCCTGCTGGATTGAGATCCACCTACATCGGGCCCTCCAGCTACTGGATGAGGTGCTGCACACCATGCCAATCGGTGACC CAGCCCCTGGACTGAACCACCAGCCTGACCCCTCCACTGTGACACTTCAGTATGACAGACCTTGGAATGAGGTGGTAGGTAGAACAGGAAAGACACCCCGGTTTACCGCTTCAAGGAAGCAAAGACTTGTTTCTCTCTATGGGTCATTCCTCTTTCTCTTCAtagtgtccagtgtgtccagatCAGGACATAGGGGCTCTGATGACGGAACGGGCCACTCTCATCAATCGCCCTGGTGA
- the elac1 gene encoding zinc phosphodiesterase ELAC protein 1 has translation MTMDLTFLGTGSAYPSPHRGASALVLRTEGECWLFDCGEGTQTQLMKSQLKASRITKVFISHLHGDHLFGLPGLLCTVSLNLNPCPTQPPTCVDIYGPQGLRQFLRVALELTSSQLLFPYSVHELQPTTDQCPTEGQLSPDVTADSGRLHPQERAGRTIPLDVNSDCYVILEEKRFVVKAFRLFHRVPSFGFSVQEHDWPGRLNTELLKDLGLKPGPLYGRLKAGESVTLENGQVVKPSEVLEEAIPGRKVCVLGDCSSLLGEGPLRACHRADILVHEATLSDEHREKAVDHGHSTPSMAAAVAQACCARMLVLYHFSQRYKPAGQHKEGDEDDVLELRRQAEEALQGTGIEVSLAEDFLTIPIPLIRLH, from the exons atgaccaTGGACCTAACTTTTCTGGGGACAGGGTCGGCATACCCTTCCCCCCATCGTGGCGCTTCTGCCCTCGTACTCAGAACAGAAGGGGAGTGTTGGCTGTTTGACTGCGGAGAAGGGACGCAAACTCAACTGATGAAGAGTCAATTGAAGGCTA GCCGAATCACCAAAGTGTTTATCTCTCACCTGCATGGTGATCACCTCTTTGGTCTACCAGGGCTACTGTGCACTGTGAGCCTAAACCTCAACCCCTGTCCCACCCAGCCTCCAACATGTGTGGATATCTATGGTCCCCAGGGTCTCAGGCAGTTCCTGAGGGTGGCATTAGAGCTCACCAGCTCCCAGCTTCTCTTCCCCTATTCAGTACATGAGCTACAGCCCACCACTGACCAGTGTCCTACAGAGGGTCAGCTAAGCCCTGACGTCACAGCAGATTCTGGGCGTCTCCATCCCCAAGAACGCGCCGGCCGAACAATCCCCCTGGATGTCAACAGTGACTGCTATGTTATACTGGAGGAGAAGCGTTTTGTTGTGAAGGCGTTCCGTTTGTTCCATCGGGTACCCTCCTTCGGGTTCTCTGTTCAAGAACATGATTGGCCAGGGCGTTTGAACACAGAACTACTGAAGGATCTTG GTTTGAAGCCTGGACCACTCTATGGGCGACTGAAAGCTGGTGAGTCGGTGACACTGGAAAATGGACAAGTGGTGAAGCCCAGTGAGGTGCTGGAGGAAGCCATTCCGGGGAGAAAAGTGTGTGTTTTAGGGGATTGCAGCTCGTTATTGGGGGAGGGACCCCTGAGGGCCTGTCACAGAGCTGACATCCTGGTGCATGAGGCCACCCTGTCAGATGAGCATCGGGAGAAGGCAGTGGACCATGGGCACAGCACTCCTAGTATGGCAGCTGCAGTGGCACAGGCTTGTTGTGCACGCATGCTGGTGCTCTACCATTTCAGTCAGAGGTATAAGCCGGCCGGCCAGCACAAAGAGGGTGATGAGGATGATGTCTTGGAGCTCAGGAGACAAGCTGAGGAGGCGTTGCAGGGCACAGGCATAGAGGTGTCCCTGGCGGAGGACTTTCTCACGATACCCATACCCCTCATAAGGCTTCACTGA
- the aptx gene encoding aprataxin, with amino-acid sequence MSICLLISKNGRHKPIHLPHLQTVVLGRGPETTIKDKKCSREQVELKADCNKGYISVKQLGFNPTSVNSEVVGKGNQVEMRSGQQLHMVNELYPYTVCFKEDPSNSQSSVGTKRPRGPASEERELHREPPGHKVTRKTEDSTQCKHGGSTSTNTRPEPQTTEKTETLGYWSQGLKASMQDPKMQVYKDDRVVVIMDKYPKAHYHWLVLPWESIPSLKTLRREHCDLLRHMNQVADRIVQQQCPDTGLLHFRQGYHAIPSMSHVHLHVISQDFDSPCLKNKKHWNSFTTDYFIESQEVIQMLEKDGKVTIKEGTNELLKLPLCCHVCGMALSTIPQLKEHLKSHPYGRL; translated from the coding sequence ATGTCTATTTGTTTACTGATCAGCAAAAATGGAAGGCATAAACCGATTCATCTACCTCACCTACAGACAGTTGTCTTGGGTCGGGGTCCAGAAACTACGATAAAAGACAAAAAATGTTCCAGGGAGCAGGTTGAACTCAAGGCAGACTGCAACAAAGGGTATATCAGTGTAAAACAACTGGGTTTCAACCCCACTAGTGTGAACTCTGAGGTGGTGGGTAAAGGCAACCAAGTGGAGATGAGATCTGGCCAGCAGCTGCACATGGTCAATGAGCTGTACCCGTATACTGTGTGCTTCAAAGAGGATCCATCCAACTCTCAGTCCAGTGTGGGCACCAAGAGGCCCCGTGGGCCTGCCTCAGAGGAGCGGGAGCTTCACAGAGAGCCCCCTGGGCATAAAGTAACAAGGAAAACAGAGGACTCCACTCAGTGCAAGCATGGAGGGTCCACCTCCACTAACACACGGCCTGAACCTCAAACAACAGAGAAAACTGAAACTTTAGGATATTGGAGCCAAGGATTGAAAGCCTCAATGCAAGACCCCAAAATGCAGGTCTACAAGGATGACAGAGTAGTTGTTATCATGGACAAGTACCCCAAGGCTCACTACCACTGGCTGGTCCTGCCCTGGGAGTCCATCCCCAGTCTGAAGACACTGCGCAGGGAGCACTGTGATCTGTTGAGGCACATGAACCAGGTAGCAGACAGGATTGTACAACAACAGTGCCCCGATACTGGCCTGCTACACTTCCGCCAGGGCTACCACGCCATCCCCAGTATGAGCCATGTCCATCTACACGTGATCAGCCAGGACTTTGACTCCCCTTGTTTAAAGAACAAGAAACACTGGAATTCATTCACAACTGACTATTTCATAGAATCTCAAGAAGTCATTCAGATGCTGGAAAAGGATGGGAAGGTCACCATAAAAGAAGGGACAAATGAGTTGTTGAAACTACCTCTCTGCTGTCACGTGTGTGGCATGGCGCTGTCCACCATACCACAACTTAAGGAGCACCTGAAATCTCACCCATATGGTAGATTGTGA